A stretch of the Chlorobiota bacterium genome encodes the following:
- a CDS encoding GlsB/YeaQ/YmgE family stress response membrane protein, with protein MGFLATIVVGGLIGWVSTIITKTSNQLGCLWNIFLGIAGAALGHWAAEKYFHFNVEKGFNWEYFGVGVGGAIALIIALRFIGIIRNK; from the coding sequence ATGGGATTTTTAGCAACAATAGTAGTAGGTGGTCTCATTGGTTGGGTTTCAACTATAATTACAAAAACAAGTAATCAACTTGGTTGTTTATGGAATATATTCTTGGGTATTGCAGGGGCTGCATTAGGACATTGGGCAGCAGAAAAATATTTTCATTTTAATGTTGAAAAAGGATTTAATTGGGAGTATTTTGGTGTAGGTGTAGGTGGAGCAATTGCACTAATTATAGCATTGAGATTTATTGGGATTATTCGAAATAAATAA
- a CDS encoding cupin domain-containing protein, whose protein sequence is MSDELFSNEEMKDRISLYIIGAMTSEEVYQFEQDLIDGKIDMIEFKTQSENIASFAEEIAESMPLPRLVLKEKILNEIGRIENGISFPIISYPLRGENIEWIDSGFPGITIRPMHLNKETGYITMMVKLLPGAKTPRHKHNGYETFFVLEGDLQTDNIEMLKGDYNVTEDGDIHVETFTKTGCIGIIQTMFQDQYF, encoded by the coding sequence ATGTCAGACGAACTTTTTAGTAATGAAGAAATGAAAGATAGAATTAGTTTATACATTATTGGAGCAATGACTTCTGAGGAAGTATATCAATTTGAGCAAGATTTGATTGATGGAAAAATAGATATGATAGAGTTTAAAACTCAATCAGAAAATATTGCTTCTTTTGCTGAGGAAATTGCTGAATCGATGCCTTTACCAAGATTAGTATTAAAAGAAAAAATATTAAATGAAATAGGAAGAATTGAAAATGGAATTTCATTCCCTATTATAAGTTATCCTCTTCGTGGTGAGAACATTGAATGGATTGATTCTGGGTTTCCTGGAATAACGATAAGACCAATGCATTTAAATAAAGAAACTGGCTATATAACCATGATGGTTAAGTTATTGCCAGGTGCTAAAACTCCAAGGCATAAACACAATGGATATGAAACTTTTTTTGTACTTGAAGGTGATTTGCAAACAGATAATATCGAAATGTTAAAAGGTGATTATAATGTTACAGAAGATGGAGATATTCACGTTGAAACATTTACAAAAACTGGTTGTATTGGAATTATTCAAACAATGTTTCAAGACCAATATTTTTAA
- a CDS encoding DUF4331 family protein: MFVFNAFGSSHREAPLISNDALADNTDLYAFRSPDDPNMVSIIANYIPFELPEGGPNYSSFGENIRYEIHIDNDASKKGDEITYRFTFSKMNEDPSTFFNIRLGKQNLKTSYMCEKSTDGGKTFSTIITNGVVPPPNIGPRSIEGGAGLNKPYSQLMKDAITKASSGETIFCGPVDDPFFVDLGGIFDLGQTRVKGTGGANEPRDGVAGFNCHTISLKVPINMLQKNGKNVSESKNILDGDFVIGVWASASRPQITTLSMDGSGNKPTTSGNWVQVSRLGMPLTNEAVIPIGDKDKWNAITPYDANEGTFGKYFVNPELALYMDDSQFGGAVPAMKDLRIQSKSLGSYDFRNGKDGLYGLLATNGGKGTALDTASFGKILLQKSSPRSVDLLPIFYTGVPNIAPYQLATGKNGNPLAIGKPFINNFLPTLGDELRLNMATPVTPRDSKDFSSEGIIAAAVLGLTDSRFNANTDLQAIPNMDGFPNGRRLEDDVTRIELQAVSGVALAAIGLWYDDYSTGSPVTPKLLGVLGYKAGPEKNDMLFSNMFPYMAEPHRGFDYTKKLTSDVNLRDDDQKGSANAIGMASPNGFFLGQNYPNPITKATTIQFHLASSSNVSVVMFDELGKEVSFVYNGFSERGDHKIQWTPDSNTPVGNYIAVLKINGENSSSMKVKVVK, translated from the coding sequence ATGTTCGTTTTCAATGCTTTTGGAAGTAGTCACCGAGAAGCTCCATTGATAAGCAATGATGCTTTAGCGGACAATACAGACCTTTATGCCTTCAGATCTCCAGATGATCCAAACATGGTTTCAATCATTGCAAACTACATTCCTTTTGAATTACCAGAAGGTGGACCTAATTACTCTTCATTTGGTGAAAATATCCGTTATGAAATACATATTGATAACGATGCCTCAAAAAAAGGTGATGAGATTACTTACAGATTCACATTTTCTAAAATGAACGAAGATCCATCTACTTTTTTTAATATTAGATTAGGTAAACAAAATTTAAAAACTTCATACATGTGTGAAAAAAGTACTGATGGTGGAAAAACATTTTCTACGATTATTACTAATGGTGTAGTTCCTCCACCAAATATTGGACCTCGATCAATTGAAGGTGGAGCTGGTTTGAATAAACCTTATTCTCAATTAATGAAGGACGCAATTACAAAAGCTTCTTCTGGAGAGACTATTTTTTGTGGACCTGTAGATGATCCATTTTTTGTTGACTTAGGTGGAATTTTTGATTTAGGTCAAACTCGAGTTAAAGGTACTGGTGGTGCAAATGAACCTCGTGATGGCGTTGCTGGATTTAACTGCCATACTATATCTTTAAAAGTACCTATAAATATGCTTCAAAAAAACGGCAAGAATGTATCTGAATCAAAAAATATCTTAGACGGCGATTTTGTTATAGGTGTATGGGCTTCTGCTTCTAGACCTCAAATTACAACTTTATCTATGGATGGAAGTGGTAACAAGCCAACAACATCTGGAAATTGGGTTCAGGTTTCTCGTTTAGGTATGCCATTAACTAATGAAGCAGTTATTCCTATTGGTGATAAAGATAAATGGAATGCAATTACTCCTTATGATGCAAATGAAGGTACATTTGGTAAATACTTTGTTAACCCAGAGTTAGCTCTTTATATGGATGATAGTCAGTTTGGTGGTGCTGTTCCAGCTATGAAAGACCTAAGAATTCAATCAAAATCTTTGGGATCTTATGATTTTAGAAATGGGAAAGATGGATTGTACGGATTGTTAGCAACTAATGGAGGTAAAGGTACAGCACTTGATACAGCTTCTTTTGGAAAGATTCTTTTACAGAAATCTTCACCTCGTTCAGTTGATTTACTCCCTATATTTTATACAGGAGTTCCAAACATTGCACCTTATCAATTGGCAACAGGAAAAAATGGAAATCCTTTAGCTATTGGAAAACCATTTATTAATAATTTTCTTCCAACATTAGGTGATGAGTTAAGGTTAAATATGGCAACTCCAGTAACACCAAGAGATAGCAAAGATTTTAGCTCAGAAGGAATTATTGCAGCTGCTGTTTTAGGATTGACAGATTCACGTTTTAATGCTAATACTGATCTTCAAGCAATTCCTAATATGGATGGCTTCCCAAATGGAAGAAGACTTGAAGATGACGTAACAAGAATTGAACTTCAAGCAGTAAGTGGGGTTGCTTTAGCAGCAATTGGATTATGGTATGATGATTATTCTACTGGAAGCCCAGTTACTCCAAAACTTTTAGGTGTTCTTGGTTATAAAGCTGGTCCAGAAAAAAATGATATGCTTTTCTCAAACATGTTCCCTTATATGGCAGAACCTCATCGTGGATTTGATTATACTAAGAAACTTACTAGTGATGTAAATCTTCGTGATGATGATCAAAAAGGATCTGCAAATGCTATTGGAATGGCTTCACCGAATGGATTTTTCTTAGGTCAAAATTATCCAAATCCTATAACAAAAGCAACCACAATACAATTTCATTTAGCATCTTCTTCTAATGTTTCAGTAGTAATGTTTGACGAACTTGGAAAAGAAGTTTCATTTGTTTATAATGGTTTTTCTGAAAGAGGAGATCATAAAATTCAATGGACTCCAGATTCAAATACACCTGTTGGAAATTACATAGCAGTTTTAAAAATTAACGGAGAAAATAGTTCTTCAATGAAAGTTAAAGTTGTTAAGTAA
- the msrA gene encoding peptide-methionine (S)-S-oxide reductase MsrA — protein sequence MINEKGIINQDTIVLGAGCFWCVEAIFQNIYGVISVLPGYSNGKVTNPTYREVCSGSTGHAEVAQIIYDYNIISLKDILNIFFQTHDPTTLNRQGADSGTQYRSGVFYSNEEQKKIAEIAKIESQKLFVDKIVTEIILLDNFYPAEDYHVNYFKNNQEQQYCKIVINPKIDKFKKLFKDKLKHQSN from the coding sequence ATGATAAATGAAAAGGGTATAATAAATCAAGATACTATTGTTCTTGGTGCTGGTTGCTTTTGGTGTGTAGAGGCTATTTTCCAAAATATCTATGGTGTTATATCTGTATTGCCAGGATATTCAAATGGCAAAGTTACCAATCCAACTTATAGAGAAGTTTGCTCTGGCTCAACTGGTCATGCAGAAGTTGCACAAATTATTTATGATTATAATATAATTTCACTTAAAGATATTCTAAATATTTTTTTTCAAACTCATGATCCAACCACTTTAAACAGACAAGGAGCAGATTCTGGCACGCAATATAGATCTGGTGTTTTTTATTCTAACGAAGAACAAAAAAAGATTGCTGAAATTGCTAAAATTGAAAGTCAAAAATTATTTGTTGATAAAATAGTTACTGAAATTATATTGCTTGATAATTTTTATCCTGCAGAAGATTATCATGTTAATTATTTCAAAAATAATCAAGAGCAACAATATTGTAAAATTGTAATTAATCCTAAAATTGATAAATTTAAAAAATTGTTTAAAGATAAATTGAAACATCAGTCAAATTAA
- a CDS encoding sigma-70 family RNA polymerase sigma factor produces MDEHKKLYNSDSDLIQAVGEKKLGAIESLYNKYSRLSYGVITAIVRNTDEAEDILQEVFILIWKNAESYNELLGSAKAWIIRISRNKAVDYLRSKRNKQKKEEAFSLDDSDSFLTNSKELSYNNVSTEIENNEANQNIYVALNKLPIEQRDLIYMSFIMGYTHYEIVAITGNPLGTIKTRIRTGIIALRNHLKNYSQDF; encoded by the coding sequence ATGGATGAGCATAAAAAATTGTATAACTCAGATTCAGATTTAATACAAGCTGTTGGTGAAAAGAAGCTAGGTGCTATAGAATCACTTTATAATAAATATTCTCGTTTGAGTTATGGAGTGATAACTGCAATTGTTCGTAATACGGATGAAGCTGAAGATATATTACAAGAAGTGTTTATTCTCATTTGGAAAAATGCTGAATCTTATAATGAGTTGTTAGGCTCAGCCAAAGCTTGGATAATTAGAATTTCACGTAATAAAGCAGTTGATTATCTACGTTCAAAAAGAAATAAACAAAAAAAGGAAGAAGCTTTTTCATTAGATGACTCAGATTCATTTTTGACTAATTCAAAAGAACTTTCTTATAATAATGTATCTACTGAAATAGAAAATAACGAGGCAAATCAAAATATTTATGTTGCATTGAATAAGTTACCAATTGAGCAAAGAGATTTGATTTATATGTCATTTATTATGGGTTATACTCATTATGAAATTGTTGCTATTACTGGTAACCCATTAGGAACAATAAAAACTAGGATTAGAACTGGAATTATTGCATTAAGAAATCATCTAAAAAATTATTCACAAGATTTTTAA
- a CDS encoding HupE/UreJ family protein: MNFQLFLKLGFYHILEGYDHLLFLIGLIIVADKWKNLLTIISAFTITHSTTLILSALGILSLPPILTESLIAASICYVGIENVISGNKNKRWLVAGLFGLIHGAGFSGHLTDLLKTMLNGSELWSTLMGFNIGIELGQLLVIIAVFPIIFLLRKFISSKIIYNNLINELSRVIAAIGAILLIFRIWEIK, from the coding sequence ATGAATTTTCAACTATTTTTAAAGCTCGGATTTTATCATATTCTTGAAGGTTACGATCATTTACTTTTTTTAATTGGTTTGATTATTGTTGCTGATAAATGGAAGAACTTATTAACAATAATCTCAGCTTTTACAATTACACATTCCACAACCTTAATTTTAAGTGCATTAGGAATTTTATCACTTCCACCAATTCTTACTGAATCATTAATTGCAGCATCAATTTGTTATGTTGGAATTGAAAATGTAATTTCAGGAAACAAAAACAAAAGATGGCTTGTTGCTGGTTTGTTTGGGCTAATTCATGGTGCTGGTTTTTCTGGACACCTAACTGATTTATTAAAAACGATGTTGAATGGTAGTGAGCTTTGGAGCACGCTAATGGGATTTAATATAGGAATAGAACTTGGTCAATTATTAGTGATTATTGCAGTTTTTCCCATAATTTTTTTATTAAGGAAATTTATAAGTTCAAAAATTATTTATAATAATCTTATTAATGAACTTTCTCGAGTTATAGCAGCAATAGGAGCAATATTATTGATTTTTAGAATATGGGAAATAAAGTAA
- a CDS encoding DUF1501 domain-containing protein, with protein MKRRSFIKAAAAATPLITLGRATLRAGSTLEMMAQMPQDNDRILVIIQLFGGNDGLNNIIPVNDDNYYKLRPNIGVKKIDAYNGIGDVYLHPSLAKGDPALVPKGMAGMLEAGSLAIVQGVGYEKPNLSHFRSTDIWLSGLNISDPDVRLDTGWVGRTLEKMYPDFPASLPVHPLAVQFSGFSLALMSNKGRMGIEVADPSAQKGVGSSIDSLDVESNGTNYKVEYDFVADIAKRSNQYAQAVKDAYAKGKDLIKGWSNSSSLGTQMQSVASLIAGGLKTKVYVVSMGGFDNHYNQQQDIKTGLHPTLLERISDSVAQFNYQMTKLGHADKVVGITVSEFGRRPQENGSYGTDHGAASVQFVFGKKVNGGIFGSAPDLKNFDNNGDLRYQIDYRRVYAEIISEWFGLSLTDARTVLKDDSIIPLDVLQTPTGVDSNSSNNLSTSILGASPNPFKKNSTIEFFMERAGEAQIEISSIEGRKIALLKKDYFTSGSHKLNMNMDLPQGSYLLVLNSGGKMSSKVIHCIR; from the coding sequence ATGAAACGTAGATCTTTTATCAAAGCTGCTGCAGCTGCAACACCACTTATTACGCTTGGAAGAGCAACTCTTAGAGCTGGATCAACTCTAGAAATGATGGCTCAAATGCCACAAGATAATGATCGAATACTAGTTATTATCCAACTTTTTGGAGGAAATGATGGGCTTAATAATATCATTCCTGTAAATGACGATAATTATTATAAATTAAGACCAAACATTGGCGTTAAAAAAATAGATGCATATAATGGAATTGGTGATGTTTACCTTCATCCATCATTAGCAAAGGGTGATCCTGCTTTAGTCCCTAAAGGTATGGCAGGTATGCTGGAGGCTGGTTCGTTAGCAATTGTGCAGGGTGTTGGTTATGAGAAGCCAAATTTATCACATTTTAGATCTACAGATATTTGGTTAAGTGGTTTGAATATTTCAGATCCTGATGTTAGATTGGATACTGGTTGGGTTGGTAGAACACTTGAGAAAATGTATCCAGATTTTCCTGCTTCATTACCTGTACACCCGCTTGCAGTACAGTTCTCAGGATTTTCACTTGCATTAATGAGCAATAAAGGTAGAATGGGAATTGAAGTTGCTGATCCAAGTGCACAAAAAGGTGTTGGTTCTTCTATTGATTCTTTAGATGTTGAAAGCAACGGTACAAATTATAAAGTTGAATATGACTTTGTTGCAGATATTGCAAAACGTTCAAATCAATATGCTCAAGCTGTAAAAGATGCTTATGCAAAAGGAAAAGATTTGATTAAAGGATGGTCTAATTCATCATCTTTAGGTACTCAAATGCAATCTGTTGCTTCACTTATTGCTGGCGGATTAAAAACTAAAGTTTATGTTGTCTCAATGGGTGGGTTTGATAACCATTACAACCAACAACAAGATATAAAAACTGGATTACATCCTACTTTATTAGAGAGAATTTCTGACTCGGTGGCACAGTTTAATTATCAGATGACAAAGCTTGGTCATGCAGATAAAGTAGTCGGAATTACTGTTAGTGAGTTTGGTCGCAGACCTCAAGAAAATGGTAGTTATGGAACAGATCATGGAGCTGCTTCAGTACAATTTGTATTTGGTAAAAAAGTAAATGGCGGAATTTTTGGTAGCGCTCCCGATTTGAAAAATTTTGATAATAATGGAGATCTTAGGTATCAAATAGATTATCGAAGAGTTTATGCAGAAATTATTTCTGAATGGTTTGGGTTGTCATTAACAGATGCTAGAACAGTTCTAAAAGATGATTCAATAATTCCACTAGACGTGTTACAAACTCCAACTGGAGTTGATTCAAATAGTAGCAATAATCTTTCTACTTCAATTTTAGGTGCTTCTCCAAATCCATTTAAAAAGAATTCTACTATTGAGTTTTTTATGGAGCGAGCGGGTGAAGCTCAAATTGAGATAAGTTCAATTGAAGGTAGAAAAATTGCATTATTGAAAAAAGATTACTTTACATCTGGAAGCCATAAGTTAAATATGAATATGGATCTTCCCCAAGGATCATATTTATTAGTTTTAAATTCTGGTGGTAAAATGTCTTCAAAAGTTATTCATTGCATTAGATAA
- a CDS encoding thioredoxin domain-containing protein, whose protein sequence is MNNQNNPNRLVNEKSPYLQQHSNNPVDWYPWGEEAFQKAKSEDKPIFLSIGYSTCHWCHVMEKESFEDYSTAQLMNEYFVNIKVDREERPDIDNVYMTALQSLTGSGGWPLSAFLTPGLKPFYLGTYFPNRAAYNRPSFVDLLKGINKAWIEKNSEIIDSSSRIIDSISKSSIIFKNDQIDVSEIEKKCLEHFVRAYDSLNSGFGNAPKFPRPSIFEFLLRCNYYLSDIKSLEMTENTLLAMSRGGMYDQLGGGFSRYSVDEFWKVPHFEKMLYDQAQLLSSLSDTFLITRNNEIEIRIIETIEYIKRDLLDNSGAFYSAEDADSEGVEGKFYAWTIEEVSKILNEKELRIFILHYGFTTEGNFEHNKNVLHIFKNIDEIESETQIDKNEIIDLLKSSKTKLFNERLNRIRPHRDEKIISAWNGLLISGLAKSFRAINNLEYLKLAENCADAIIENMFVNGILNRRMKDKEVKINGFLDDYSFMIAGLIDLYEVSANSKYIKLAEDLLKVTDILFYDSKNGGYFNTSGLDPSVLIRTKSEYDSAEPSGNSIMAMNLLKLGSIFNDDNYIKKSNIIVDLFISHTSAYPSAMPYMLAVKLDSMKPLRQIVFSGTSKTIDNTLLQNQIFKNYNPNAVIIYNDEYMYNRIELLKDMMPINDKPTVYICENFTCKLPSNVYIK, encoded by the coding sequence ATGAATAATCAAAACAATCCAAATAGGTTAGTTAATGAGAAGTCTCCTTATCTACAACAACACTCAAATAATCCAGTTGATTGGTATCCCTGGGGAGAAGAAGCATTTCAAAAAGCAAAATCTGAGGATAAACCAATTTTTCTTTCCATTGGTTATTCAACCTGCCATTGGTGTCATGTAATGGAAAAAGAATCTTTTGAAGATTATTCTACAGCTCAATTAATGAATGAATATTTCGTAAATATCAAGGTTGATAGGGAAGAAAGACCTGACATTGACAATGTATATATGACTGCATTACAATCTTTAACTGGCTCTGGTGGATGGCCTTTATCTGCTTTTTTAACACCAGGTTTAAAGCCGTTTTATCTTGGAACATATTTCCCAAATCGTGCTGCATACAACCGTCCTTCTTTTGTTGATCTTTTAAAAGGAATTAATAAAGCGTGGATTGAAAAGAATAGTGAAATAATTGATTCATCTTCAAGAATAATTGATTCAATTTCAAAAAGCTCAATCATTTTCAAAAATGATCAAATTGATGTTTCAGAAATTGAGAAAAAATGTTTGGAACATTTTGTGAGAGCATATGATTCACTAAATTCAGGTTTTGGTAATGCTCCAAAATTCCCCAGACCATCAATTTTTGAATTTTTATTGAGGTGCAATTATTATTTATCTGATATTAAATCTTTAGAAATGACTGAGAATACTTTACTTGCAATGTCAAGGGGGGGAATGTATGATCAACTTGGTGGTGGTTTCTCTCGTTATAGTGTTGATGAATTTTGGAAAGTCCCACATTTTGAAAAAATGTTATATGATCAAGCACAGCTTTTAAGTTCTTTATCTGATACATTTTTAATAACAAGAAATAATGAAATTGAGATTAGAATTATTGAAACCATTGAATATATTAAACGAGATTTACTAGATAATTCAGGTGCTTTTTATTCTGCTGAAGATGCTGATAGTGAAGGAGTTGAAGGTAAGTTTTATGCTTGGACAATAGAAGAAGTTTCTAAAATTTTAAATGAGAAAGAATTAAGAATATTCATTTTACATTATGGTTTTACAACAGAAGGAAATTTTGAACATAATAAAAATGTGTTACATATTTTTAAAAATATTGATGAAATAGAATCTGAAACTCAAATTGATAAAAATGAAATTATTGATTTATTAAAATCTTCTAAAACTAAATTGTTTAATGAAAGATTGAATAGAATTAGACCCCACAGAGATGAGAAAATTATTAGTGCTTGGAATGGATTATTAATATCTGGTCTGGCAAAAAGTTTTAGGGCAATAAACAATTTAGAGTATTTAAAACTAGCTGAAAATTGTGCAGATGCAATTATAGAAAATATGTTTGTTAATGGAATTTTAAATCGAAGAATGAAAGATAAAGAAGTTAAAATAAATGGATTCTTAGATGATTATTCATTTATGATTGCGGGATTGATTGATTTATATGAAGTAAGTGCTAATTCTAAATACATAAAGTTAGCTGAAGATTTATTGAAAGTTACTGATATATTGTTTTATGATAGTAAGAATGGTGGTTACTTCAATACTAGCGGCTTAGATCCAAGCGTTTTGATACGAACTAAAAGCGAATATGATAGTGCTGAACCTTCTGGAAATTCAATTATGGCAATGAATCTTTTGAAATTAGGGTCTATTTTTAATGATGATAACTACATAAAAAAGTCTAATATAATTGTTGATTTATTTATATCACATACCTCAGCATACCCAAGCGCAATGCCTTATATGTTGGCAGTAAAATTAGATTCGATGAAACCATTAAGGCAAATAGTATTTTCAGGTACGAGTAAAACAATTGATAATACATTATTACAAAATCAAATTTTTAAAAACTATAATCCAAATGCAGTCATTATTTATAATGATGAATATATGTACAATAGGATTGAATTACTAAAAGATATGATGCCAATAAATGATAAACCAACAGTTTATATATGTGAAAATTTCACTTGTAAATTGCCAAGTAATGTTTATATAAAATAA
- a CDS encoding AtpZ/AtpI family protein, producing MIKKKDEKSTLKQMSYYSGLGLQLAAAMCLFGGVGYWLDSKYGFKPWFMIIGIVLGAVGGMVSVIRAVIGVKIK from the coding sequence ATGATTAAGAAAAAAGATGAGAAATCTACTTTAAAGCAAATGAGCTATTATTCTGGATTAGGTTTGCAATTAGCAGCTGCTATGTGTTTGTTTGGTGGCGTTGGATATTGGCTTGATTCAAAATATGGATTTAAACCATGGTTCATGATTATAGGGATTGTTTTAGGAGCTGTTGGGGGAATGGTAAGTGTTATTAGAGCCGTAATTGGAGTTAAAATTAAATAA
- a CDS encoding MBL fold metallo-hydrolase codes for MKLSFHGAARTVTGSKHIIHLSSGKKILLDCGLFQGMGKETLWLNKDFGFDPSLIDYVIISHAHIDHIGLLPKLVREGFSGPIFCTEATEDLANIMLIDSARIQEEDARHINKKFENENKVPVNPLYSVEDAQNVFPFFQSIDYNTPKQIDENIELTYSDCGHILGSAAVNLKIKDKGKISRICFSGDIGRYRDIILRSPDVFPQADFIIMESTYGDRIHDDTKQITEELLGYIKNTCLNKKGKLIIPAFSIGRTQELLYALNRLENEGRLPNLKYFVDSPLSMKATQIIKDHPECFNKSVKHLLKTDNNIFGFRDLHFIETVEESKALNQSNEPCVIISASGMAEAGRVKHHIEHNIDNNRNTILIVGYCEPLSLGGRLCAGAPYVKIYGEEHQVKADVGVIKSMSAHGDYDDLCQWLACQNPQIVKKLFLVHGDFESQENFKSRLIKKGFLDVEIPFQHQVIGLG; via the coding sequence ATGAAACTTTCATTCCATGGAGCTGCAAGAACTGTTACTGGATCAAAACATATTATTCACCTAAGTTCGGGTAAAAAAATATTATTAGACTGCGGATTATTTCAAGGTATGGGTAAAGAAACTTTATGGTTAAATAAAGATTTTGGTTTTGACCCATCATTAATAGATTATGTAATTATTTCTCATGCACATATAGATCACATTGGGTTATTACCAAAGTTAGTTAGAGAAGGCTTTAGTGGTCCTATTTTTTGCACAGAAGCTACAGAAGATTTAGCAAACATTATGTTAATTGATTCTGCTAGAATTCAAGAAGAAGATGCTAGACATATTAATAAGAAATTTGAAAATGAAAATAAGGTTCCCGTTAACCCTTTATATTCAGTCGAGGATGCTCAAAATGTTTTTCCCTTTTTTCAATCCATTGACTATAATACTCCAAAACAAATTGATGAAAATATAGAGCTTACTTATTCTGATTGTGGTCATATACTTGGAAGTGCTGCTGTAAATTTAAAAATTAAAGATAAAGGAAAAATTTCAAGAATATGTTTTAGTGGTGATATTGGAAGATATAGAGATATTATTTTGAGATCTCCAGATGTTTTCCCTCAAGCAGATTTCATTATCATGGAAAGTACGTATGGGGATAGAATTCATGATGATACCAAGCAAATAACAGAAGAATTGTTGGGTTACATTAAAAATACTTGTTTAAATAAAAAAGGTAAACTTATAATTCCTGCGTTTAGCATTGGTCGAACTCAAGAACTATTGTATGCTTTAAACAGACTTGAAAATGAAGGAAGACTCCCAAATTTAAAATATTTTGTTGATAGCCCTTTGTCTATGAAAGCTACTCAAATTATTAAAGATCATCCAGAATGTTTTAATAAAAGTGTAAAGCATTTACTTAAAACTGATAACAATATATTCGGGTTTAGAGATTTGCATTTTATTGAAACAGTAGAAGAATCAAAAGCCTTAAATCAAAGTAATGAGCCATGTGTAATTATATCTGCATCTGGTATGGCTGAAGCTGGTAGAGTTAAACATCATATAGAACACAATATTGATAATAATAGAAATACAATTTTAATAGTTGGTTATTGCGAGCCATTATCATTAGGTGGTAGGCTTTGTGCTGGTGCACCATATGTAAAAATTTATGGAGAAGAACACCAAGTAAAAGCTGATGTTGGTGTTATTAAAAGCATGAGTGCTCATGGAGATTACGACGACCTTTGCCAATGGTTAGCATGCCAAAATCCTCAAATTGTAAAAAAATTATTTTTGGTTCATGGTGATTTTGAATCTCAAGAAAATTTCAAATCTAGACTTATTAAAAAAGGATTTTTAGATGTTGAAATTCCATTCCAGCATCAGGTTATTGGTTTAGGTTAG